The Rosa chinensis cultivar Old Blush chromosome 7, RchiOBHm-V2, whole genome shotgun sequence DNA segment AACGATTTCCTAAATTTATTGATGCCTAAATGCCTTTGCACCCTGCGAATTAATATGTATTTCCACAGCACAAGCAATTAATCGGGACATAAACTTTTTCTGGTGTCATTGTACTTTCTGATATGGGGTGAGGCTGCAAATGTCCACTTTCTTCCTGAATGCATTTGCTACATGTTTGACCATGTAAGGCTCCAACATTTCTAGTTAACTTTGCTTGCAGTTTGATCTGTTCAGTTTTTTCATAGTAGCTTTAAATATCTGGTTATTTATTTGTCTGCTAAATAGCCTCATTAACATTTTCTGTTATGGAGACTGAACTGAGCTAACTGCAAACGAGCTCCTTGTAATTTTTGATTGTTCTACTATACTAACAAATGCCTGGGATCATAAATCCAACTTCATCACAAAATCATTTGTCTGCAACATTGAAGAAATTTAAATATAGGATTTTTGGTTTATATCCAAAGTAATTTTGCAAGTTATAGTGGAATGATCTTTGTACTGAAGATGGTACTCTTAGAAAACTctattttgtcaatatttaacaACATTTCACTGTTGAGGATGATATCTACAtgatttgtttagattttttaCGGCAAGTGGGAAATTGCTGGATATGCATCATGATACCGTTGCTTCTTTATTGTCAATTGTTTGTATTTTTTGATTGTGCGGAGACTTTTCTGAGAGATATTAGCagttgtttaagtataatgtatttgagagagattgatgagagagatgtgttcttattattgagaataggagccctatatatatagggattacagagtgctagttctaatgttacaaggaataccaatccgtgtaggattgggaaatctagaaccttctctcctattgctactcctagtttgataaggcacactaaatcgatattccttcaacactcccccttgtgccgcttcaaacttggtggtgacgcttcatccgttgcctcgttaaaaaccttgccaggtaacaaaaaaccctgtgggataaaaataaccctggtcgaaggacaaaaagagcacaacacgtccttcactcttcgagatcgaacatgtagacatcataactccccctgatgtcgatatctccccctgattgctataatcgtgggagttcggataattttctcaatccgatgctcttcacatgtttctcgaaggtggatttaggtaacgacttagtgaataagtccgctacattatcctctgatcggatttgattcacttcaatctttagaagtgattgttgttgctgattatagaagaacttaggcgatatatgcttggtgttgttgcccttgatgaaacctaacttcatttgttcaatataagctgcattatcctcataaatgcatgtaggttcatctgtggtagacttcaaaccacaacttcctcggatatgtctaattatagaccttagccatatacattcatgtacggcttcatgtagagcaataatctctgcataatttgaggaagtagcaacaagggtctgtttcgtagacctccaagatatcgcagtgcttcccacggtaaagacataaccagtttgggagcgacctttgtgagggtcagagaggtaccctgcatcagcaaaacccatcaagacatcattttcgttttgatggagggagataggagaacgccggccaccatgagcggtggcggcgccggtggcggcaacatggccggcggccattccatggacgggggcgttttgccttttggggtccaatcccaattttccgtcattccttttctctctgtagggatagaataggcccatatcaatcgtacctcttaggtatcgaaagattgtctttataccaatccaatggcggcgtgttggcgcagagctatgtcgagctaacaagttcactgcgaatgagatatccggtcttgtgcattgagctaagtacaataatgcgcctattgcactcaaatagggcacctcggcctctaatggttcttcgtcctcatcccttggacgaaacggatcttttccgggctcaagactacggccgatcatgggagtactcgtaggctttgctttatcttcattaaagcgccttaggattttctgagtatatgcagactgatggatcaagattccatcactacggtgctcgagttctaaaccgagacaaaaccgtgttttcccaagatctttcatctcaaattcggatttcaagtatttagcagtttccttcaactcatctagagttccaattaggttcatgtcatcgacataaactgctacgattgcaaatccggaacttgttcttttaatgaacacgcatggacatatttcattgttaatatatcccttcccaatcaagtagtcacttagacggttataccacatccgtccggattgttttaatccatatagtgagcgttttaatcttattgaaaacgcgctccgtggtttagagccacttgatttgggtaattgaagtccatctggaaccttcatatatatctctgaatctagatccccatagagatatgctgtaaccacatccataagctgcatgtcaagtttttcggaaactaccaaactgacaaggtagcggaacgttataacgtccattacgggagaatatgtctcctcgtagtcaattccagggcgttgtgagaaaccttgcgccacaaggcgggctttgtatctaacaacctcgtttttctcattacgctttctaacaaagacccatttatggccaacaggctttacacttgggggtgtctgcgttacatgcccaaatacctgtctctttgttagtgaatccaattcaacctggattgcatctttccatttaggccaatccgctctatgttgacattcttcaacagagcgaggttcgatatcatcatattctataattccttttgcaatatgatatgcaaatgcatcatcaatcgccatagaatttctatccatcatctcatgtacactagtgtaatttatggagatctctctattctctggagttggttctgacattggagcgtcccccaatgatgtctcttggacataaccataatccggaatattctcatgagatggattatttacatcgatgattaatggattattttgtgccgaactcgctttctttcttgggcgagaatccatcgaacctatgggcctcccgcgcttcttggcgggagccgtgggcctagccacaacgtcaccatcattgagagatgggacgttggcgccatgctcatgcattcttgagttggcgtcatgtcctttacttttagggacatcaatccttgcaggcacgtttgcagcaggtatgtgtgatctcgtcactttagcgatatcagaaaacgcatcaggcatcgaatctgctacgttctgaagatcgagaattctccgcacttcaatttctgactgtgcggttcggggatcaagatgagacagagtggggacagaccacgacaattcctgtcgttcctgttgaacattgatgttcttatctccccctaacgacgggaagactgtctcatcgaagtgacaatccgcaaatctagcggtaaagagatcgcctgtcaagggttctatgtagcggataatcgttggagaatcatatccaacataaaggcctaatcgtctttgaggacccattttggtgcgctgtggcggcgcaataggcacatagactgcacacccaaatatgcgtaagtgtgagacatcaggctcatacccagtaaccatctgggacgcagagaagggttgagtggcagtgggccttagacgaataagcacagctgcatgcaatattgcatagccccaagcagaaatagggagattggtgcgcatcaccaatgctcgagcaaccatttgtagtcgtttaatggtggcttctgcgagaccattttgggtatgaacatgaggaacaggatgttcaacatcaatcccaatggacatgcaataatcatcaaaagtctttgatgtaaactccccagcattgtctaatcttatagacttaatgggatgatcagggtggtgagcccgtaacttaattatttgtgctaggagtttagcaaatgcagcgttccttgtggacaatagcatgacatgtgaccagcgtgtcgatgcatcaaccaacaccataaaacatctaaatggtccgcatggtggttgaataggtccacaaatatcaccttggattctttgcaagaatggtatattttctttggtgtcctttgcataggatggtctcgatcctaactttactaaagagcaggctttgcagaacgaatgatgggctatggaaacaaccaatgaggattttggttgagccatgaagtcacaatggaccttaGAAGTAAAAATTGGAGGCAAAGgagccttggtggcgtcaatgccaccctgaggtcgcagggggatggcggcgccggccaaggatggccggattttggggtgaacggcgccgtgaggcgcagaggctccttcggtgtccaaaaaccgagtttgACTTCTTtacgttctgaaaaagggatgtccgtgtgaagtctttaatatacggatcatcatgtcacgacctgggtgtcccaaacggtcgtgccaaagcctatacgtgtcggaatcccataaatcatctctcatgacattgttggattcaatgattcgaatagtggttgcatacaacccactagatcgacacataagtttctctaatactcgtttatttccgtagtcattagaggtgatgcaaaggaactcttgtccattctcacaatgcgtttccacatgaaaaccattggctcttatatctttgaaataataaagttcgaaaaacatgtctacgacatgagataaaataaatcgatactttattaataatatccaatgatgacaccaaagtttcgtgaccataatctaatccaatataaaaatcaaatcgtagacaaatcgtagtcactctatccgttcggcaatttcaatttagttgtgaccaggtaaggtaaggcgagattttggtggagcgttgctcacttttaaaaccgttctctcagatcaaaccttgcctagacatcacaagtactcttgagtacgcttagagggaaagagttaatacaataagtcattttattgatttaaggcataattgccattacatgattcttggaaaagtaaaggactatactaatcaaaatctgcagcatccttgtgcaattctttgtcagatttgaagtccgttatggtgagattgacgttggcatcatcaccatcttcttctatattttcggcaaaattggcttcatgctctctgaagtctctaaatgccttgtaatgcgcagccaattgtttgcttgctttgcattgtttgaaccagtgctcactagatccacatcgatgacacatgtcattgtgatttcctccctttaattgaggtgcattgtttgcacttgggtggcgtcccctataggagttggcgccattcccacAGCCTTGGGTGGTTCCTCCAcgtcctggagccccacggcctcctctcccacgttgccatgtattgccacgtgatcgtccttcattctgacgagtaccttcctttgtagggcggttatatggaccagaacgtccgttgtgtcccttattcttagggttccgctccttgcgccctcctttgggtgcattattataattcgcctcatgaacgctcttagttccgataggccttgaattataatttctcacgaggatattatcatgcttttcagctacagacataatattaattagctgatgaaacctcgtgagcCGTCCAGTATTGAATTCAGttcggtattgctttgatagcaaaatagctgagacggggaaggtggagagagttttctcaattagttcttgctctgtgacagttTGTCCatagaaccccaacatggttttgaggcgaagaacttctgaattatattcagctacagacttgaaattaGTAAATcgtagattgttccattgaactttcaagtcagggaggagggtatcctttacattaccaaatcgctcttctagcgcgacccataattctctagcatccttgattgccatgtactccaatcggagtgatttatccatgtggcgccttATCAAAATAAGGGCGGTGGCATTATTCGTAGTCGTATGCTCGAATAAGAGATCTGGATTTGGTGCCTGAATTacgggtaggatcccttttgaagtgagatgattctcaacatccgtgacccaactatgatattcagagccagttgagTCAAGGATAGGAAAGTCAAGTcttgacatcctgaaataagaagaagaaatatattagtctcggagttaaaacttccacgacgactaaatattaagatttccgagctatgctaccaagaaatcgatttccaagaaaattggattagaccgaaacaatgatgtttataaggtcataaatcgatgcttgcggacgctcttagtccgaagtcttacgaacgctcttagttcgttaatcgcgtgaatccccacgattccgcttttcaatgatcgaacccacgttataagaaaggtgggatgtagaagaagggaggttttcaagtccccgagaaaagaagaaatatttaaatttcgaattataggaacttcaaaacttactcttttgaatacttacttgttgaaaattcggagcagattctgttctgaacagcttgtacttcgattggtgtacagatctcaatataactccgataaggctgaaattcggaggttagatggaagagacagagacgaacaactttgatgcagaaagtttttcgatctgagcttccgaactagacgtttcgaggctttcaagaagacggatgtgcacaggaacgggaaaaagatgcagtgggtgtgcgttggcttgtttgcgcagcagggatgcttcggtggcagcaggctggaacgcagggctgcagggagggggcagcaggggctgctgtgcaaggttgcaagcacacgggtgctcgggctgcagcgaaggctcggctagctcgggctaggggctgctttgtgaatgagttttggttttctgttttgtggttagagtcgtgctgataacgtgtttaagtataatgtatttgagagagattgatgagagagatgtgttcttattattgagaataggagccctatatatagggattacaaagtgctagttctaatgttacaaggaataccaatccgtgtaggattgggaaatctagaaccttctctcctattgctactcctagtttgataaggcacactaaatcgatattccttcaacagcAGTACATTTATTCAAACTTTTCATATCATTACTCATGAGATTTAACATCATCACTTATGGTTCTGCAGATGGCGAAGGAGTTAGATGCTATTCCTGCTGCTGGCTGCACAATAGAAAATGATTCTGTGTCCTTCCTCAAGCAGATTGTTTATCCTATGTATGAAACATTGGCAGCGGTCTGTGCATCTCCATTTGATTTTTAGTGATTGCACATTTTATGCATCTAGTTGTATTTTATGTCcaagtataaattaaatgttCAAGTGTGCCAACTTTCTTGGATGCCTTCTCAGTGGTATTATTTGgtcttttacttgtttttttatatCTTGAACAAGATCACACTTCTCTGAAAAGGTGTGATAAAAGCTTACTAGATcttgctttatttatttataatttttttatgggTGCGATTCTGGAGATCATAGTGGTGTCATTACATAAGATTCTACGACACCTTGGTTATCTTAAGTTGACTGGTCTGGAGATTATATGAATTTATGGCTTCTTGATCAAATCAGCATGATTTTCATTTtcacccaaaataaataaaagaaaaagaagaaacaagaaagtaaGTCTTACTTTTTTAGGTTGCTCTTCAAGTCATTGAGGTAACAATTCAATATCTCAACTTCTGTGGTCCTTTGCTGTTGAACATTGCTGGAAATATTAGGAGTGTCTATTTGTGCGGTACTTATAGATTTGAAATGTTGAACGCATGGGTGGTATTTTCGGCATTATGGTATCACTTATTATTGTTAAGTAGTCGCATAGTCTGGCTGATATATACTCCAATGTGGGAAAGGGAGTAACAGTGGTTGCTTTGTGGGCATTACTAATATGGTGACTTCTTTCTGATGCTTCTTTCATTTTTGATAAAGCTATCTTGTCACATAGTCTACCTGATGTGTACTCCATTTGATCTTGAGAATAACTTATGCTTTGCTTTAACCTTGCATGTAGGAAGCTGCTAGAAACAATAATGGGAAAGCTGCGCATTTCAGTGTGGCGGAATTATGACGACTTCAATGAATACTTTTGCTTTGTTTGCTTGTCATTCAATTATGGATGAACAATGTGATTCCTTCTTTTTGGTGTGTGAAGCGTCTGTGGAATATGCAGGTCACCTGCTTGTTTAGTTGAGATAAGAGATTGGATGAAGATTGTGGAATCGTAAGTCGCTTGTATTGATCATACATATTAGGTTGTTGCTGAAGGAAAGCAtcatttttgtgcttctctgctggtcCAATATTCATGCACTGTGTGGCATGTTTTGTAACAAATAGTTTGtatttgtatcagcttttgatgtcccaagtagatgggcatgcatttGAATGCTTGTCTTCTTTTAATGTTGGCTTGAATGATTGGGAAATCCTCCCTTTTAAcgtttgaatgcttttcttcaAATAGTATGAGTTGGATTACTCTTTATTCATAGATTCCAGtgtcttttatttacaattaatcactattcattaggtaaaatggagcattattatcaatgcacaaaatccagaaaagacgatcatacaacagaatttctaatgttaataacattgtctgaagtaacaatttggATGTTCACACAATGAATCCTTATATAACCATGCAACGGTTCTAACAAACTTACGTTGTCTtatttacaatcacacaactgtaatAACTAGAATGCGTTATCTAAAACTAACACACAGCAATAAAATTTCTAAAAGTGAAGTGTGAAGataactcatacaacagataaaataaaatgctgttgtctgattagcCTTTCATACAACGCCTCAGAAACAacttttgttgtgtgaatgatgccAATGACATGTGCAGCATGACTGCGCGGCAATTGTGGCTGCCATCTGCCGAGAGAAGGCACAACGCTTTTAACTAAATAAGTGTTGACTGTTTGTGTTTCATACAACGGCTTTCCACCGTTGTGCCAGTTTTTCATTacacaacgctccgatacacaacagagatcgtccaaatcacacaacgattttggtccgttgtctgttagcttttttggcctagtgtgTCTTCTATTGATCAAGTCACTGAAGTCCTGTGGTATACATTAGTTAACGACCCTACATGTAGTTCTGTGGTATATGACAATTGTGGACCTTGGAATCCATCTGGTGCTGGAACTCTAGGAATGTGGAGAGTATATCATCATTTGTAGTGTTAGCAAGAACCAAAAAGAAAGTGAATACTAATATAAGGCAAATGGATTTCATGCAGTGTTTGAAAACCATTCCTAAAGTGAATGGTAACTAGACTTGTTTCTCTCAGCTGGAAAACATATTATGCAGCGTTCTTCGTCTGACAATGCTCTTACCAGTTACTAAAGAGAGAGATTTTTGCTCTCAAGAACTTGAATTGGAACAGACTGTCAAATTTTGTGGAAATAGTACTTTATATTTGAGAATGGATAAAAGTAATGATTAAGCCCTTGAGATGATATTGGCCTGTGTAAAAGATACATCTCATTACTCTTTTAAACAGTTGAGAGAGACCTGCACATTCAACTGAACTCTGAGTTCAAAGTTATCCTTTCCTAAACACTCATTTTGGAGACATTGTGTGcctctctattatttttatcTATTTAGTTTTCAAGCTTATGGTTCTTTGCTGTTTTCATATAGGGTCATAAAGAATGGCTTGCAGAGGTTCAATTTCTTGGTGTGGTAAATCACCCAAATCTGGTAAAGCTTCTAGGATATTGCTCTGTAGATGGAGAAAGAGGGATCCAACGGCTATTGGTATATGAATATATGCCTAATAGGAGCttagaggatcatcttttcaacagGGCTTTGAACCCTCTTCCTTGGATCACGAGGTTACAAATAATGCTTGGTGCTGCTCAAGGATTGGCTTATTTACACGAGGGACTGGAAGTCCAGGTGGATATAGTTTTCATTTATTTGACCTATGTTTGACCCTGTATTTCCTTTCAGTTTGTTTGGAATGTAGAACTACCATATCATGTGAACATGCGACTCATATATGTTATTTTGACCAATGGAATACCAAATcagtgtgacctgcttaagatAGTGTAGTATTAGAACCACGACTAATGATTGGAATGTATCAACTACGTATTACGTTATCCATCTTTTACTTGTTTGCTGCATTTATGGTGGCATCTCTGGTTTTGGAACTTAAATTGTATCAGCTACTAATATAATTGCCTTCAGTTACATAGATTGGTGGACACTGTCACTTCAGTAACTGTCCATTATCTTGATGTATTCTGTTTCGTAAAAGCTTTAGCTGTTGGGACCCTGTGGTTGTGTCACATGGCATAAGAGTTCTTGAGTTCAAAACCTTCGAATGACATTGCACTCTTGTTTGCTGTCTAGTACAAATTGAATTTGGACATAAAACTTGGGAGTAATATAAAAGAAGCATGAACTAAATTATCATTCTGTAATTGCTGTGTGTTAATAGGTACCCCCTGTTTACTTCAACACACTAGTCCCCTGATCTTGTTCTTCCGTTGCTGTAGCTGAAAGTCAATTAAGGGGAAAAATTTAAATTCTCGCTACTTAAAAATGCTTTCTGTgctttaatgttaatgttatAACACTACATCATAGATTTGGTTCAGCTCTGCTTGTGAGCTTGAAACAAAAGTCATCTTCTATTTTTGCTTCTGGCCATCAATATCCAAATTTTAAAGAGTGTATTTCAGGATGGTAGATAATGGCTTACCTCGCATGGTAACTCTTTATTTGTTTGAAGACAAGagtttttatatactttgttGAACCTTTTTTGTTGCATTGTTCCAATAGGTGATATATCGAGATTTCAAATCCTCCAACGTGCTCTTGGATGAGGACTTTAAGCCGAAGCTCTCAGACTTCGGGCTTGCTAGAAAAGGGCCAAAGGGTGACCGTACTCATGTATCGACAGCTGTAAAGTATATAATAGATGACTTATTTTACTACTAGCCCAAGATCTTTTGGAACTCGATGTCAACTTCATTTCGAGGTTGGCAGAATCTTGTTTGAATTGCAATATTGAGAGGACAATTGGTATTAGTTATTATTCGCCTTTCTGATTTTTTGCTTCTATTTAACTTTTTCttctggttcatattgtattTGCTTTTGTTATCAGGTGGTAGGGACTTATGGATATGCTGCCCCAGAGTATGTTGAAACAGGCCATCTTTCCATCCAT contains these protein-coding regions:
- the LOC112177662 gene encoding probable serine/threonine-protein kinase PBL19 — encoded protein: MVIDVDEVEGIMAMLIHKSLGHKEWLAEVQFLGVVNHPNLVKLLGYCSVDGERGIQRLLVYEYMPNRSLEDHLFNRALNPLPWITRLQIMLGAAQGLAYLHEGLEVQVIYRDFKSSNVLLDEDFKPKLSDFGLARKGPKGDRTHVSTAVVGTYGYAAPEYVETGHLSIHSDLWSFGVVLYEILTGRRVLERHRPTAEQRLLYWVRQYPADGKKFSMIIDPLLRDQYSINAARKIAKLADSCLNKNAKDQPTMNQVVEILKQAIQDSQKGTNSVNNNFGASGSKLGRKNPKLR